The following are encoded in a window of Salvelinus fontinalis isolate EN_2023a chromosome 40, ASM2944872v1, whole genome shotgun sequence genomic DNA:
- the LOC129840020 gene encoding nucleus accumbens-associated protein 1-like isoform X1: MAQTLQMAIPNFGNNVLECLNEQRLQGLYCDVSVVVKGHAFKAHRAVLAASSSYFRDLFNAGGKSSVVELPPAVQPQSFQQILAFCYTGRLSMNVGDQFLLMYTAGFLQIQQIMEKGTEFFLKVSSPSCDSQGLHAEETPPSEPQSPVTQTTGGGAGVVSSAACRPASCLTPLPLVLRVKTEQSGTTPQPTPQSQQQEATSYSVVCSPVAKRLWEGGNRGDGGGGSGGGGSRKAARYSSSSASSNNCNSQDAMGRNVVNHSNHNNNNNNSNHNSSSVGTPDGTSPGTLSIYTSDSPLSYHDDEEEEEVTDDSAEEQYRQICNMYTMYSMLNVGATGESESW, encoded by the exons ATGGCTCAGACGCTACAGATGGCGATCCCTAACTTTGGCAACAACGTGTTGGAGTGTCTCAATGAGCAGAGGCTCCAGGGGCTCTACTGCGACGTCTCCGTGGTTGTCAAGGGACACGCCTTCAAG GCGCACCGGGCGGTCCTGGCGGCCAGTAGCTCCTACTTCCGGGACCTGTTCAACGCTGGAGGGAAGAGCAGTGTGGTGGAGCTACCCCCGGCCGTCCAGCCCCAGAGCTTCCAACAGATCCTAGCCTTCTGCTACACAGGCCGCCTCAGCATGAACGTGGGGGACCAGTTCCTCCTCATGTACACCGCAGGCTTCCTGCAGATTCAGCAGATCATGGAGAAGGGCACAGAGTTCTTCCTTAAG gtctcctcccctAGCTGTGACTCCCAGGGTCTTCATGCAGAAGAGACTCCGCCGTCCGAGCCCCAGAGCCCCGTCACTCAAACCACAGGGGGAGGGGCTGGGGTGGTTTCCTCGGCAGCATGTAGGCCCGCCTCCTGCCTGACACCCCTCCCCCTGGTGTTGAGGGTGAAGACGGAGCAGAGCGGGACTACGCCACAACCCACACCACAGTCACAGCAG CAGGAGGCCACGTCCTACTCGGTGGTGTGCAGCCCTGTTGCCAAGCGCCTGTGGGAGGGGGGCAACCGCGGTGACGGGGGAGGGGGGTCGGGAGGAGGGGGGTCCAGGAAAGCCGCCCGCTACTCTTCCTCCTCCGCCTCATCAAACAACTGCAACTCCCAAGATGCAATGGGCAGAAATGTTGTTAACCACAGtaaccataacaacaacaacaacaacagtaaccataACAGCAGCAGCGTGGGGACGCCGGACGGAACGAGTCCGGGGACGCTGAGCATATACACCAGCGACTCGCCCCTTAGTTACCACGAtgacgaggaggaagaggaagtgacCGACGACAGCGCCGAAGAGCAGTACAGGCAGATCTGTAACATGTACACAATGTACAGTATGCTCAATGTGGGCGCCACAGGTGAGAGCGAGAGTTGGTGA
- the LOC129840020 gene encoding nucleus accumbens-associated protein 1-like isoform X2, whose amino-acid sequence MAQTLQMAIPNFGNNVLECLNEQRLQGLYCDVSVVVKGHAFKAHRAVLAASSSYFRDLFNAGGKSSVVELPPAVQPQSFQQILAFCYTGRLSMNVGDQFLLMYTAGFLQIQQIMEKGTEFFLKVSSPSCDSQGLHAEETPPSEPQSPVTQTTGGGAGVVSSAACRPASCLTPLPLVLRVKTEQSGTTPQPTPQSQQEATSYSVVCSPVAKRLWEGGNRGDGGGGSGGGGSRKAARYSSSSASSNNCNSQDAMGRNVVNHSNHNNNNNNSNHNSSSVGTPDGTSPGTLSIYTSDSPLSYHDDEEEEEVTDDSAEEQYRQICNMYTMYSMLNVGATGESESW is encoded by the exons ATGGCTCAGACGCTACAGATGGCGATCCCTAACTTTGGCAACAACGTGTTGGAGTGTCTCAATGAGCAGAGGCTCCAGGGGCTCTACTGCGACGTCTCCGTGGTTGTCAAGGGACACGCCTTCAAG GCGCACCGGGCGGTCCTGGCGGCCAGTAGCTCCTACTTCCGGGACCTGTTCAACGCTGGAGGGAAGAGCAGTGTGGTGGAGCTACCCCCGGCCGTCCAGCCCCAGAGCTTCCAACAGATCCTAGCCTTCTGCTACACAGGCCGCCTCAGCATGAACGTGGGGGACCAGTTCCTCCTCATGTACACCGCAGGCTTCCTGCAGATTCAGCAGATCATGGAGAAGGGCACAGAGTTCTTCCTTAAG gtctcctcccctAGCTGTGACTCCCAGGGTCTTCATGCAGAAGAGACTCCGCCGTCCGAGCCCCAGAGCCCCGTCACTCAAACCACAGGGGGAGGGGCTGGGGTGGTTTCCTCGGCAGCATGTAGGCCCGCCTCCTGCCTGACACCCCTCCCCCTGGTGTTGAGGGTGAAGACGGAGCAGAGCGGGACTACGCCACAACCCACACCACAGTCACAGCAG GAGGCCACGTCCTACTCGGTGGTGTGCAGCCCTGTTGCCAAGCGCCTGTGGGAGGGGGGCAACCGCGGTGACGGGGGAGGGGGGTCGGGAGGAGGGGGGTCCAGGAAAGCCGCCCGCTACTCTTCCTCCTCCGCCTCATCAAACAACTGCAACTCCCAAGATGCAATGGGCAGAAATGTTGTTAACCACAGtaaccataacaacaacaacaacaacagtaaccataACAGCAGCAGCGTGGGGACGCCGGACGGAACGAGTCCGGGGACGCTGAGCATATACACCAGCGACTCGCCCCTTAGTTACCACGAtgacgaggaggaagaggaagtgacCGACGACAGCGCCGAAGAGCAGTACAGGCAGATCTGTAACATGTACACAATGTACAGTATGCTCAATGTGGGCGCCACAGGTGAGAGCGAGAGTTGGTGA